One Thermococcus eurythermalis DNA segment encodes these proteins:
- a CDS encoding PaaI family thioesterase: MEQRTHRRTSERLVGKPVKIEPGKAEVELLTTEEMAVDEYGLVHGGFTFGLADYAAMLAVNEPTVVLGKAEVKFLKPVRAGEKLVARAKIMEESEGGVGDGTSPRRKKLVKAEVFNERNEKVFEGTFHCYVLEKHVLE; this comes from the coding sequence ATGGAGCAGAGGACTCACAGGCGCACCTCGGAGAGGCTCGTCGGAAAGCCGGTAAAGATAGAGCCCGGAAAAGCCGAAGTTGAGCTTCTGACAACGGAGGAGATGGCCGTTGACGAGTACGGCCTCGTCCACGGCGGCTTCACGTTCGGGCTGGCCGACTACGCGGCGATGCTCGCGGTAAACGAGCCCACAGTTGTGCTCGGAAAGGCCGAAGTGAAGTTCCTCAAGCCCGTGAGGGCAGGCGAAAAGCTTGTGGCCAGGGCCAAAATAATGGAGGAATCTGAAGGGGGTGTGGGGGACGGGACGTCCCCCCGGAGGAAGAAGCTCGTTAAAGCCGAGGTCTTCAACGAGAGGAACGAGAAGGTCTTTGAGGGGACTTTCCACTGCTACGTCCTCGAAAAGCACGTGCTCGAGTGA
- a CDS encoding PadR family transcriptional regulator — translation MKYRDFLTLHVLHHAREGITGSFMMKELGRHGYKLSPGTIYPLLHELEKKGLLESREEIRNGRRVKVYTITDAGLTALEEGKEKLRELCEELLGE, via the coding sequence ATGAAGTACCGCGACTTCCTGACCCTTCATGTCCTCCACCATGCTAGGGAGGGCATTACCGGTAGCTTCATGATGAAGGAATTGGGAAGACACGGTTACAAACTTAGTCCCGGCACGATTTACCCCCTCTTGCACGAGCTGGAGAAAAAGGGGCTTCTGGAGAGCAGGGAAGAAATCAGGAACGGGAGAAGGGTTAAGGTCTACACGATAACCGACGCGGGCTTAACTGCTCTGGAAGAAGGGAAAGAAAAGTTAAGGGAGCTCTGCGAGGAACTTCTGGGGGAGTAA
- a CDS encoding MFS transporter, whose translation MEKERKVFGISWNVFLLGLVSFLNDMSSEMIAPIVPAYLTEVLKVGKLAGGSIMGLIESASSLFKVVFGYFSDRFRKRKVFVFTGYALSTVAKGALAFTQGWLDFLALRLLDRTGKGIRTAPRDALIAESSNGKTGKSFGFHRMMDTLGAVAGPLIAVLLLGLLSYLPKEVLYRRIFLISAVPGIISLIIIALFVKDRGGEVKKKIAGVSSLRSRSLQLFLAVVALGTLGRYSYAFTLWKAEELGYTVLQGSAFYALFNLIYALSAYPIGVYSDRVSKKALIGAGFLLSALASICFAFAQSLPLLVVAFILYGLHMAVMDTVPRAYMAELAGEGEKGTVIGAYHTVVGVFAFPASLIAGYLWNTYSLTYSFLFASAMAFLAFILLQFD comes from the coding sequence ATGGAGAAGGAGCGGAAGGTTTTCGGAATCAGCTGGAACGTCTTTCTCCTTGGCCTCGTCAGCTTCCTCAACGACATGAGCAGTGAAATGATAGCGCCAATCGTTCCCGCTTATCTGACCGAGGTTCTCAAGGTCGGGAAGCTCGCGGGCGGTTCTATAATGGGCCTCATCGAGAGCGCGAGCTCGCTCTTCAAGGTCGTCTTCGGCTACTTCAGCGACCGCTTCAGGAAGAGGAAGGTCTTCGTCTTCACGGGTTATGCGCTCTCTACGGTCGCCAAGGGCGCTCTCGCATTCACACAGGGCTGGCTTGACTTCCTCGCGCTGAGGCTCCTCGACAGGACGGGAAAGGGGATAAGAACCGCCCCCCGCGACGCGCTCATCGCGGAGTCCAGCAACGGGAAGACAGGCAAATCCTTCGGCTTTCACAGGATGATGGACACACTCGGAGCAGTCGCCGGCCCTCTCATTGCCGTCCTTCTGCTCGGCCTTCTCTCATATCTGCCCAAGGAGGTGCTCTACCGCAGGATTTTCTTGATTTCGGCCGTTCCCGGGATTATCTCACTTATCATAATCGCCCTCTTCGTGAAGGACAGGGGCGGTGAGGTAAAAAAGAAAATAGCGGGTGTTTCATCACTGAGGAGCCGTTCCCTCCAGCTCTTTCTCGCTGTTGTTGCCTTAGGAACCCTCGGCAGGTACAGCTACGCCTTCACCCTCTGGAAGGCCGAGGAGCTCGGCTACACGGTTCTGCAGGGTTCGGCGTTTTACGCCCTCTTCAACCTCATCTACGCCCTCTCCGCGTACCCGATAGGCGTTTACTCTGACAGGGTCAGCAAGAAGGCGCTAATCGGCGCTGGCTTCCTGCTGTCTGCCCTTGCAAGCATATGTTTCGCCTTTGCCCAGAGCTTGCCCCTCCTCGTCGTCGCTTTCATTCTCTATGGCCTCCACATGGCGGTGATGGACACAGTGCCCAGGGCTTACATGGCGGAGCTGGCGGGGGAGGGTGAGAAGGGGACTGTCATAGGCGCTTACCACACCGTTGTCGGCGTCTTTGCCTTTCCAGCGTCCCTTATAGCCGGCTACCTCTGGAACACCTACTCCCTAACGTACAGCTTCCTCTTCGCTTCCGCTATGGCCTTCCTTGCCTTCATTCTTCTCCAGTTTGATTGA
- a CDS encoding asparaginase, with protein sequence MRILIIGTGGTIASARTEKGYKAKLTAGEILELAGISGNGVKIETRDILNLDSTLIQPEDWVTIGKAVFESLGDYDGIVITHGTDTLAYTSSALSFMLRHVPIPVVLTGSMLPITESNSDAPRNLKTALTFAMKGFPGIYVAFMDKIMLGTRVSKVHSLGLNAFQSINYPDIAYVKDEEVVVRHRPELPEGEPSFDPRIDPNVVHIRLTPGLSPEVFLAVAEKAHGVVLEGYGAGGIPYRGRNLFEAVSRVAGEKPVVMTTQALYGGVDLTRYEVGRRALEAGVIPAGDMTKEATLVKLMYVLGHTKDVEEVRRIMGRNLAGELSSAF encoded by the coding sequence GTGAGAATCCTCATCATCGGTACCGGCGGCACCATCGCGAGCGCGAGAACCGAGAAGGGCTACAAGGCCAAGCTTACCGCGGGAGAGATACTTGAGCTCGCTGGGATAAGCGGAAACGGCGTTAAAATCGAGACGCGTGACATACTCAACCTCGACAGCACGCTCATCCAGCCAGAGGACTGGGTGACGATTGGAAAAGCTGTTTTTGAGAGCCTTGGCGACTACGATGGCATCGTCATAACCCACGGGACCGACACGCTCGCCTACACCTCTTCCGCTCTGAGCTTCATGCTCAGGCACGTCCCAATTCCAGTCGTCTTGACGGGCTCGATGCTCCCAATTACGGAGTCCAACAGCGACGCTCCCAGAAACCTGAAAACGGCCCTGACCTTCGCCATGAAGGGCTTTCCTGGGATATACGTCGCCTTCATGGACAAAATCATGCTGGGCACGAGGGTCTCAAAGGTGCACTCTCTCGGCCTAAACGCCTTCCAGAGCATCAACTACCCGGACATCGCCTACGTCAAGGACGAGGAAGTCGTGGTAAGACACAGGCCTGAGCTACCAGAGGGAGAGCCTTCCTTTGACCCTAGGATAGACCCGAACGTTGTCCACATACGCCTAACACCAGGCCTTTCCCCAGAAGTCTTCCTGGCGGTTGCGGAGAAGGCTCACGGGGTAGTCCTTGAGGGCTACGGTGCGGGAGGAATCCCCTACCGCGGAAGGAACCTCTTCGAGGCCGTCTCAAGGGTCGCCGGCGAGAAGCCGGTTGTGATGACGACGCAGGCCCTCTACGGAGGCGTTGACCTCACTCGCTACGAGGTCGGAAGAAGGGCCCTTGAGGCAGGTGTCATACCAGCGGGGGACATGACGAAGGAAGCGACGCTCGTAAAGCTGATGTATGTCCTCGGTCACACAAAGGACGTTGAAGAAGTGAGAAGAATAATGGGAAGAAACCTGGCCGGAGAACTCAGCTCAGCTTTTTGA
- a CDS encoding DHH family phosphoesterase, whose translation MAVKDCPECHGTGKVKAGEKECPVCEGWGYVPADFKIGDKLKGYRNLDYLGVEDEVDEIPCPECHGKGTVPVYETCPTCGGTGKVLVCDICGKIKEPWEPGMETTWVCPDCLRKYKVVYILDKTCDYEDVEVGSLYKGTIDRVERFGVFVKLNPHVVGLIKRKDLLGGREYKPGDEIIVQVLDVRPDKREIDLIESPQRHYKTVVVKKELPVTPIAELSKDMAGKTVRVQGRVTQIQVTGGPTVFTITDGTGITWAAAFEAPGVRAYPNINVGDIVEVVGKIAFHSGEIQIEVSDMARLWGPDAARVKQQIEAELDKRAQPQDVGFLVQSEVLEKLKPKIMKAAFMIRRAIYEGRPILLRHHADADGYTAGLALEYAIVPLIESISPDPQARWKLFKRRPSRAPFYELEDVLKDIIFMVEDHEKFGDPLPLVVIVDNGGTSEDIPAYKRIKAYGVPIVVIDHHDPREWVSEDKAKVDDYVDVHVNPHHIKRGYYELTAGMLATEVARFINPEVEDRIKHLPAIAGTGDRSKAPEFYQYLEIAKKAKGLTEEDLKKIAEVIDHEAFYWKFMDGHGIIDEILLLTGNLQRHRQLINAIYPEVKEKQEKALKASLPHVKSVVLPNGVRFNTIDVELFAPKFSYPSPGKLSGLIHDHFKEKYGEDSPILTLAYGPDFAVVRASDGMAAYNFDLNAIIPRLQEKLPSAGIEGGGHSYAGSIKFFEGMRKEVLEEFAKEIVKLKKA comes from the coding sequence ATGGCGGTTAAGGACTGTCCTGAGTGCCACGGGACTGGAAAGGTAAAAGCAGGCGAGAAGGAGTGCCCCGTTTGTGAGGGATGGGGCTACGTTCCGGCTGATTTCAAGATAGGAGACAAGCTGAAGGGTTACAGGAACCTGGACTACCTTGGTGTTGAGGACGAGGTAGATGAAATACCCTGCCCTGAATGTCACGGCAAAGGCACCGTCCCGGTTTACGAGACCTGTCCGACGTGCGGTGGGACAGGCAAAGTGCTCGTCTGTGACATCTGCGGCAAGATAAAGGAGCCCTGGGAGCCCGGAATGGAGACCACATGGGTCTGCCCGGACTGCCTGAGGAAGTACAAGGTCGTTTACATCCTCGACAAGACCTGTGATTACGAGGACGTTGAGGTCGGAAGCCTCTACAAGGGAACAATTGACAGGGTAGAGCGCTTTGGCGTCTTCGTCAAGCTTAACCCACACGTCGTTGGCCTGATAAAGAGAAAGGACCTCCTCGGCGGGAGAGAGTACAAGCCCGGCGACGAAATCATCGTCCAGGTCCTTGACGTGAGGCCAGACAAGAGGGAGATAGACCTCATCGAGTCCCCGCAGAGGCACTACAAGACAGTTGTCGTTAAGAAGGAGCTCCCGGTTACCCCGATAGCCGAGCTCAGCAAGGACATGGCCGGCAAGACCGTGAGGGTGCAGGGTAGGGTTACCCAGATACAGGTCACCGGCGGACCGACGGTCTTCACGATAACCGACGGAACCGGAATAACCTGGGCGGCCGCCTTTGAGGCGCCGGGCGTTAGGGCGTACCCGAACATAAACGTCGGCGACATCGTGGAAGTGGTAGGGAAGATAGCGTTCCACTCCGGCGAAATCCAGATAGAAGTCAGCGACATGGCGAGGCTCTGGGGCCCCGATGCGGCGAGGGTTAAGCAGCAGATAGAGGCCGAGCTCGACAAGCGCGCCCAGCCGCAGGACGTTGGCTTCCTCGTCCAGAGCGAGGTCTTAGAGAAGCTCAAGCCGAAGATTATGAAGGCCGCCTTCATGATAAGGCGCGCCATCTACGAGGGCAGGCCAATCCTTTTAAGGCACCACGCCGATGCCGACGGCTACACCGCAGGGCTTGCCCTCGAATATGCGATAGTCCCGCTGATAGAGAGCATCTCCCCAGACCCGCAGGCCAGGTGGAAGCTCTTCAAGCGCAGGCCCAGCAGGGCGCCGTTCTACGAACTGGAGGACGTTCTCAAGGACATAATCTTCATGGTCGAAGACCACGAGAAGTTCGGCGACCCTCTCCCCCTCGTCGTGATAGTGGACAACGGAGGAACGAGCGAGGACATTCCTGCCTACAAGAGAATAAAGGCCTACGGCGTCCCGATAGTTGTCATAGACCACCACGACCCGCGCGAGTGGGTTAGCGAGGACAAGGCCAAGGTCGATGACTACGTTGACGTCCACGTCAACCCGCACCACATAAAGCGCGGCTACTACGAACTCACCGCGGGAATGCTTGCAACTGAAGTGGCCCGCTTCATCAACCCAGAGGTCGAGGACAGGATAAAGCACCTGCCAGCGATAGCCGGGACCGGCGACAGGAGCAAAGCTCCAGAGTTCTACCAGTACCTTGAGATAGCGAAGAAGGCTAAGGGCCTTACCGAGGAAGACCTGAAGAAGATCGCCGAGGTCATAGACCACGAGGCCTTCTACTGGAAGTTCATGGACGGACACGGCATAATAGACGAGATTCTGCTCCTCACGGGCAACCTGCAGAGGCACCGCCAGCTGATAAACGCGATTTACCCGGAGGTCAAGGAGAAGCAGGAGAAGGCCCTGAAGGCGTCCCTGCCGCACGTCAAGAGCGTCGTCCTGCCGAACGGGGTAAGGTTCAACACAATAGACGTGGAGCTCTTCGCACCGAAGTTCAGCTACCCGAGCCCGGGCAAGCTCTCCGGCCTCATCCACGACCACTTCAAGGAGAAGTACGGTGAGGACTCGCCGATACTCACGCTCGCCTACGGGCCGGACTTCGCGGTTGTCAGGGCCAGCGACGGGATGGCAGCATACAACTTCGACCTCAACGCCATAATCCCGAGGCTCCAGGAGAAGCTACCCTCTGCTGGAATCGAGGGTGGCGGCCACAGCTACGCAGGCTCGATAAAGTTCTTCGAGGGCATGAGGAAGGAAGTCCTTGAGGAGTTCGCCAAGGAGATAGTGAAGCTGAAGAAGGCCTGA
- a CDS encoding methyl-accepting chemotaxis protein: MRFRQKLYLVVFGTAIVIMLIMALAQIRGIEAMGASMEKTMGPTMREQARKIALLESEKYALMIDERLHPLKLVADSYASAIGTEYMMEEYIPHYSQTDNFWNIVKKKLNELKASDDSIINAYYADRNGRLEIVPPAELPQDFDATKSVWYQRAAEEGQFWMEPYTDIITNKTVISYITPVHYNGDLKGVLGVDIDFSALYKEMTSTRIGETGYLFVISHNGTVVIHPNAELIGSVNIFTDEKYSGLASAVKGNEKGVVEAELDGKTMVMAFARSEVTGWTIVAVAPEDELIGALVTSLDNAKSEASKNLIFSIGLASLIAFGLVLAGVQYLRKALKPIEELTNAAELIAQGRLEEAKELVGSIDYPYRDDEIGKLLTAFEAISRDVIGTLNGVIQKLERLAEGDLSNGLSVEAKGDLMEIITALRETSAKMRTLIGNIRHIGLLLDQQAGELAQIAENVRGSMEQVGEAIEQVSVEAQRQQESINEITEGMRLVAQVTEETSSIMEEFERAVEEVTRTASEGGRKGDEAIRDVESIKRSMDFIDEAVRAVSEMSKRIGEITQTIGNIAEQTNLLALNAAIEAARAGDAGKGFAVVAQEIRGLAEESKEAAEKIREIIAEMDEKVRRAVEETKKGVDTVSNSTETLKESLGYLGYVAEMIGSIGERVSEVKEQAERTKEEVEKALRALENLAASAEETTASAEEVSSAMQEQRAEIEALSEEARKLKEIARELRENVEQFRL, encoded by the coding sequence TTGAGGTTCAGACAAAAGTTGTACCTGGTCGTTTTTGGGACTGCCATAGTCATAATGCTCATCATGGCACTTGCACAAATTCGGGGAATCGAAGCGATGGGGGCCTCGATGGAGAAAACAATGGGACCGACGATGAGGGAGCAGGCCAGGAAGATTGCCCTCCTTGAGAGCGAGAAGTACGCCCTCATGATAGACGAAAGGCTCCACCCCCTTAAGCTTGTGGCGGATTCTTATGCCAGTGCAATAGGAACCGAGTATATGATGGAGGAATACATACCCCACTACTCGCAGACGGATAATTTCTGGAACATCGTTAAGAAGAAGCTGAATGAACTCAAGGCCTCGGACGATTCCATAATAAATGCTTATTACGCCGATAGGAATGGGAGGCTGGAGATAGTCCCTCCAGCAGAGCTTCCTCAGGATTTCGACGCGACGAAATCTGTTTGGTATCAGCGGGCCGCAGAGGAGGGCCAGTTCTGGATGGAGCCGTACACAGACATAATCACGAACAAGACTGTCATAAGCTACATAACACCCGTCCACTACAACGGTGATTTGAAGGGCGTTCTGGGTGTTGATATTGACTTCTCAGCCCTCTACAAGGAAATGACTTCCACCAGAATCGGCGAGACCGGTTATCTTTTTGTCATAAGTCACAACGGAACCGTTGTAATTCACCCCAACGCTGAGCTTATTGGCAGTGTGAACATCTTTACCGATGAGAAGTATTCCGGGCTCGCCAGTGCGGTGAAGGGCAATGAGAAGGGCGTCGTTGAGGCTGAACTCGACGGAAAGACCATGGTGATGGCCTTCGCGAGGAGCGAGGTTACCGGCTGGACGATAGTTGCAGTTGCCCCAGAAGACGAGCTTATCGGTGCACTGGTGACATCCCTTGACAACGCTAAGTCCGAGGCCTCGAAGAACCTCATTTTCAGCATCGGCCTTGCCTCGCTTATAGCCTTCGGCCTCGTGCTCGCGGGCGTTCAATACCTCAGAAAAGCGTTGAAGCCAATAGAAGAGCTCACGAACGCAGCGGAGCTGATAGCCCAGGGCAGGCTCGAGGAGGCAAAGGAGCTCGTTGGTTCCATTGACTACCCCTACCGCGACGATGAGATTGGAAAGCTCCTTACCGCTTTTGAGGCAATCTCGCGCGACGTTATTGGAACCCTCAACGGCGTCATCCAGAAGCTCGAACGCCTCGCTGAGGGTGACCTGAGCAACGGTTTGAGCGTCGAGGCCAAGGGGGACTTGATGGAAATAATAACGGCTCTGCGAGAGACATCGGCTAAGATGAGGACGCTGATAGGTAACATCCGCCATATCGGTTTGTTACTTGACCAGCAGGCAGGCGAACTGGCGCAGATTGCTGAAAACGTTCGCGGTTCGATGGAGCAGGTCGGTGAGGCCATAGAGCAGGTCAGCGTCGAAGCCCAGAGACAGCAGGAGAGCATCAACGAGATTACAGAGGGAATGCGTCTCGTTGCCCAGGTCACCGAGGAGACTTCGAGCATAATGGAGGAGTTTGAGAGGGCCGTCGAGGAGGTAACGAGGACGGCATCTGAGGGTGGACGGAAGGGCGACGAGGCCATACGGGACGTTGAGAGCATCAAGCGCTCGATGGACTTCATTGACGAGGCAGTTAGGGCTGTAAGTGAGATGAGCAAGAGGATAGGTGAGATAACCCAGACGATAGGGAACATCGCCGAGCAGACGAACCTTCTGGCTTTGAATGCCGCGATAGAGGCGGCACGTGCTGGGGACGCAGGAAAGGGCTTTGCGGTAGTTGCCCAGGAAATCCGCGGTCTGGCCGAGGAGAGCAAGGAGGCCGCCGAGAAAATACGCGAAATCATAGCCGAGATGGACGAGAAGGTCAGGAGGGCCGTTGAGGAAACGAAGAAAGGCGTTGACACGGTTTCAAACTCGACCGAGACCCTCAAGGAGAGCCTCGGCTACCTCGGATACGTAGCGGAGATGATTGGCTCGATAGGCGAAAGGGTCTCTGAGGTAAAGGAGCAGGCCGAGAGGACGAAGGAGGAAGTCGAGAAGGCCCTTAGGGCCCTTGAGAACCTCGCCGCGAGCGCCGAAGAGACAACCGCCTCTGCCGAGGAGGTCAGCTCGGCGATGCAGGAGCAGAGGGCTGAGATAGAGGCCCTGAGCGAAGAGGCCAGGAAGCTCAAGGAGATAGCGCGGGAGCTCCGCGAGAACGTGGAGCAGTTCCGCCTTTGA
- a CDS encoding DUF2391 family protein, protein MMSESNADEMMSPKPEHWIDEERQARMEMRLEELYSSIEELKRENEARNAPDKLGWDDIAQEIVGAVTFALPFLFTAELWDIAKDISIERSFLVFLMTLGLAYLFIVKSRIGNLKKEELFHIPKRLLTVTGISYFISAVLIYIYGINGLAHFTPGQYINATILVSTFAVIGAITVDMVK, encoded by the coding sequence ATGATGAGTGAATCCAATGCTGATGAGATGATGAGCCCCAAACCTGAGCACTGGATTGACGAAGAGCGGCAGGCGAGAATGGAGATGCGTCTTGAGGAGTTGTACTCGAGTATCGAGGAGCTAAAGAGAGAAAACGAAGCCAGGAATGCCCCGGATAAGCTCGGCTGGGACGACATTGCGCAGGAGATAGTCGGTGCCGTTACCTTCGCCCTCCCGTTCCTCTTCACGGCGGAGCTCTGGGACATAGCCAAGGATATATCAATCGAGCGCTCCTTTCTGGTATTCCTTATGACTCTCGGCCTGGCATACCTGTTCATAGTTAAATCCAGGATAGGGAACCTGAAGAAGGAGGAGCTCTTCCACATCCCCAAGAGGCTCCTGACTGTCACGGGGATATCATATTTCATATCCGCCGTTCTGATATACATTTATGGGATAAACGGCCTGGCGCACTTCACTCCCGGCCAGTACATCAACGCGACCATACTCGTAAGCACCTTCGCCGTGATAGGAGCAATAACAGTGGATATGGTGAAGTGA
- a CDS encoding DUF3226 domain-containing protein, with translation MKLITGKKWEGFAGENAVLFPEYQKNRDELADFVNSLTGDETVVTASLELVDLIAWKFRKGDENVLIYSDTSKSLTLKEVYELRKYLDFDVRGGFSGENARTGVLFVEGKTDSKFFKAVFKKLFEFRESREVPYSLRFIERVFERDNFDLLGREDGVFLAVIPSEGNSGVIRNLGNFLRAMEVFDFTVERLGVAIDIDEDREAALASIAGKLSGFEHQKTPLGYLVGKTEVIPLIIGLPFEDELIEWKKPTVEDLMLHLISREGLLEKIKPGLRALNESLGRKLRPKEVMYLALSAYGHWGNLEGFYELFVMRSRFRNLKAVLREAGLMEGLTYLAWRERGR, from the coding sequence ATGAAGTTAATAACCGGAAAAAAGTGGGAAGGCTTTGCTGGTGAAAACGCCGTTCTGTTCCCCGAATACCAAAAGAACAGGGACGAGCTCGCCGATTTCGTGAACTCCCTTACGGGAGATGAGACCGTCGTTACAGCGAGCCTTGAGCTGGTTGACTTAATCGCCTGGAAGTTCAGGAAGGGCGATGAAAACGTTCTGATATACTCCGACACGAGCAAAAGCCTGACCCTCAAAGAGGTCTATGAGCTGAGGAAGTACCTCGACTTCGACGTCCGCGGCGGTTTTTCCGGAGAAAACGCCCGGACGGGCGTCCTCTTCGTCGAGGGAAAGACCGACTCCAAGTTCTTCAAGGCCGTCTTCAAGAAGCTCTTCGAGTTCAGAGAGAGCCGGGAAGTCCCCTACAGCCTGCGCTTTATTGAGCGGGTCTTTGAGCGCGACAACTTCGACCTGCTGGGGCGCGAGGACGGTGTTTTTCTCGCGGTTATCCCCAGTGAGGGCAACTCTGGGGTGATAAGGAACCTCGGCAACTTCCTCAGGGCTATGGAGGTCTTTGATTTCACGGTCGAGAGGCTCGGCGTGGCGATAGACATAGATGAGGACAGGGAGGCGGCCCTGGCGTCCATAGCCGGAAAGCTCTCCGGGTTCGAGCATCAGAAAACTCCCCTCGGCTACCTCGTCGGAAAAACCGAAGTGATTCCGCTGATAATCGGTCTCCCCTTTGAGGACGAGCTGATAGAGTGGAAAAAGCCCACAGTCGAGGACTTGATGCTCCACCTCATATCGAGGGAGGGTCTGCTTGAGAAGATAAAACCGGGGCTCAGGGCCCTAAATGAGAGCCTCGGGAGGAAGCTCAGGCCGAAGGAGGTAATGTACCTCGCACTCTCTGCCTACGGCCACTGGGGCAACCTTGAGGGCTTCTACGAGCTGTTCGTCATGCGCTCCCGCTTCAGGAACCTCAAGGCAGTTTTGAGAGAGGCGGGCCTCATGGAGGGTCTCACATACCTCGCATGGAGGGAGAGGGGCCGTTGA
- a CDS encoding HAD family hydrolase, producing MKLVSFDVWNTLLDINVMLDAMAVELSKLMGTCIVDVVEGMIATRERIKRMRAETTGDPARALEESQEMLAELLGTDIEIVRRAAARATLNVGDEIVLPGAKKALEGVKKKGLTVTVTGNVMFWPGSYTRLLLERFGLMGFIDRTFFADEVFAYKPMPEMFGKPLETFGVKPGEAIHIGDTYAEDFEGALRAGMWGVWINPEAEGVRKIHERGFEVPSVEGILKVLEKINEKG from the coding sequence ATGAAGCTCGTTTCATTCGACGTCTGGAACACCCTCTTGGACATCAACGTCATGCTCGACGCGATGGCCGTTGAGCTGTCCAAGCTTATGGGGACGTGCATCGTCGACGTCGTCGAGGGGATGATTGCCACCCGCGAGAGGATAAAGCGCATGAGGGCAGAGACCACTGGAGACCCGGCAAGGGCCCTTGAGGAGAGCCAAGAGATGCTGGCTGAGCTTCTAGGAACGGACATCGAGATTGTGAGAAGGGCTGCTGCGAGGGCTACCCTCAACGTCGGCGATGAGATAGTCCTTCCGGGGGCGAAGAAGGCCCTTGAGGGTGTCAAGAAGAAGGGCCTAACGGTCACGGTTACCGGCAACGTGATGTTCTGGCCGGGCTCATACACGCGCCTCCTGCTGGAGCGCTTCGGGCTGATGGGCTTCATAGACAGGACTTTCTTCGCCGACGAGGTTTTCGCCTACAAACCGATGCCGGAGATGTTCGGAAAGCCGCTGGAGACCTTCGGCGTGAAGCCGGGGGAGGCGATTCACATCGGGGACACCTACGCCGAGGACTTCGAGGGTGCGCTGAGGGCAGGAATGTGGGGGGTCTGGATAAACCCCGAGGCCGAAGGGGTCAGAAAAATCCACGAGAGGGGCTTCGAAGTGCCGAGTGTCGAGGGGATTCTAAAGGTGCTGGAAAAAATAAATGAAAAAGGTTGA